The sequence CCCCTTGCCCGGGATATCGGCTTCCCTCGCCGCTGTATTTATCTCCCAGTTGCGAGGGTATTCAAAGGAGAAGGACGGCCAACCCCGAGGGGACTGGAAGAGGGTATATCCCTGAATGCCACGGATTTCAAAGAGGGATCTCCCCACACCAGTGTAGCGCGCATAGAGTTTGATCCAGTCCAAGGAGATGTAGATAAGCAATCCAGTAAGGCCCATCGCCAGGATGAGCGTGAGAAGGCAAAAGCGCCATCTCCACAGCCATCCATCTTTCCTCACAGTATGCCCCCTAACCCCCGCTGGAGGATGCAAGGATGCTCAGCCAGGCACACTACCATCTCAGCCACCACATCGTACGCTGGATCGCCTCGATCAATGCCCCCTCGCCTCTGTCCACCCGTTTCGCCCACCAGTCCTGATCATGGAAGTCGCGTTTCTTCAACTCACCCCACACAGCCCGCCCAACCTTGAAGGCACCCATCTCCTCAGCGATCGAATCTGGTGGGATAAACCAGATGGCCCGCCCGCTCTGGACATCAACGTGCACCGCCTCGTGCGCCAGCAGGGCGGCCAGGGCTTCGACGGGCGTACCACCTGCCCACCCCGCGTACAGTGGGTCGATCTCGATGTCGGTGCCACCCCTTGTCCAGGCTGAGGCGTTGCCAAAGGGGTCACCAAACCGTATGGTGGTGCCTCGTTGATGAAGCAAAGCGGCCTGGCCAGAGCCCATCTTGGAGCGGATCAGCATAGACAGTGCTGCG is a genomic window of Chloroflexota bacterium containing:
- a CDS encoding RHS repeat-associated core domain-containing protein — translated: AYTAQTWDELSSFYWYGSRAYDPSLGRFLSADTIVPDYKNPQSLNRYSYGYNNPVKYSDPTGHYPWDPDPWAEEFRLIHGRYPTEEDRRDREFSLRNPGSGPGGAWTEEDWKAYGMARGYGWSPSEGIFGGAKGSLPERLFISAALSMLIRSKMGSGQAALLHQRGTTIRFGDPFGNASAWTRGGTDIEIDPLYAGWAGGTPVEALAALLAHEAVHVDVQSGRAIWFIPPDSIAEEMGAFKVGRAVWGELKKRDFHDQDWWAKRVDRGEGALIEAIQRTMWWLRW